The Vigna angularis cultivar LongXiaoDou No.4 chromosome 9, ASM1680809v1, whole genome shotgun sequence DNA window CTCGATAGATCAAGAGCCAAATCTTATGAAATAAACATAGGGTTATAATGCCTAAAAAAATTACGAGGATAGTGCCACTAAAGGACAATAGTGCCTTCTGGAATCATCGTGGAGTTATTTTGTGCTTTCGTGACCCCACTGGTTTATAAACATAGAGGATTATATTCTACATAAACTGGGTAATTGAAGGAAAATTTTACCAAGTTCTTCCTTATGAGATGAATGTCACAAGACGAACATGTAACTCATTAAATCAACTCTGTATACTCGGTGAGAGCATCAATCAAGGAAAAAAGTAAATTGAGAGCAACTATTTGAAATCGAGGAGAAGAATTAAGCAATGAATGTTTCGAAAACTTAAGAGACGTCAATTGTTCAAACCACATGGATTCTAAAACTGCCAAAAGTTTGTTTTAAAGTAGTTATATGTAATTTTTCCaattttgaattcaaatatGTAACTCTTCAAGgaaggttaaaaaaatataaataggtttattttatattttacaaaggTGACAAATTGAGACATATAATCTAAAATGTCTTGAATAGGAAAATGATTAATTCAATGTTTATTGTTACAATTTAGGTCACTactttcatttataatttactttttacaaTTTACTTAAGTGTTCTTGTTACTTTATTGCAAATTACCCCGTCACCACATCTACCAATTTTACATTACACTTCCTCCATTGATGTTGCACTTccattttcatctttattaaAAAACCAAAAGATTGAAACATAAATATAGGTTGGGAAGGCATGTACTGCTCGTTGAAATTCAAGTTTGAAAGATATTATAATCATTAATTTTGTAGGTGAAATTGATACACAAAATCAACAAtctatatatcaaattattcttATTCATCAACATTGAGACATGAAAACACCTTAGTTAGATTAAAAAACAAGTGTTTGTTGGCCAATTGGAAAATAACTCATATTGAGTCAATTTAGTTGTGAATAATAGTAAGACATCAATCGAGACTAAATCTTCCAGAAACAATATTAtagtattataataaaaataaatgtgagATCTTTAGCATTAATTCCAAAAGGTTGAATCTATCACACTAGGTCTATACAGAGAACCAAAACtaagaatataaaaacaattaagatCATTTGAATAATCTATTTTAGTGGAAACAAGTAACATTTCAATAAAAAGTTGTGAACTTTTTATTGCAAACCTAGCACAATTTGTTTGGatttgtaatttttctcttataaactTTTTGGCACCTTTACACCAAGAGACTTTAGTAATCATTCTCAAATCAATTCAActattaatttcataatatttttttattttatttttctcttttttggtGAAAATAGTTACTTGAAATTTTGTAATACTGTTTCTCCAAGATTTTTGgtttgatattgtttttaatgTCAACTAATTAACCACATCTACTCAACATCTACTTGACGCAAATTCATTTTCAGTGAACTAGCAAATTTATGTGTTTTCAATATGACTTAGAGTGTTTAAATGTTCATGCATCAAcatcaaaatgaaattaatgaaCAATTCacttatattattatgattcaaagttacaaatattttcaaagtacTGGATTTTCTCCTAATATGGATCTTAATTAACAATCCATGTTTTTCTTTCCAACAAGTtacaaatatgttattttttggtATTTGTGTCCTTAAGAGGTGGGATGGTGAATGaatcaaataaaagtaaaatgaagaataatagataaaagataaagaagagataGAAGTTTTGTAAAAATGTAAATTGCAGAGTAAATTATCAAAGACAAACAGAAATTTGTAAGGTAAATCAAAATATGATCCAAATTAGTATAACCAATAAAACAAACATTATCACGATAGACATAtccaaatttcttattaatgtTTACATTagtttttcacttttctttctctcGTATTAACTAATGTAAAACTTTAGTGAATACTtgtctaaaaaatatttattctccTCTCACCAAAATTCTTTCgcatacaaaagaaataaaacttcATTATCATCCTTTCTTCTCTTTAGAGTTTTGAAACAAATTTATGATGacaactttcttttcttcatcaaCTCTCATATACATCATTGTCGTTAATAACTTATTCAAGTGAAATTCATCACTAACATCTCCCAATTAAGTTAAACTCATCAcacatacataaacaaaatcattgtaAAGAAACAAGTAACACTACCTACTACTCTTccttctttatttaaaaaattttacaatCCTTGTATAAAATATTGCGACCAtcatcatataatttttatgaaaaaaaaataataaatgatcgAAACTCCCCATACACCCTACCAACTCTTTTATTGAAAAACATAACTATCAAATCTCTTATACATTCAATAGATTTAAGTTATGGTAACTCTTATACATTCAAGAGATTAAGTTATGGTaacaaacagaaaaaaaaactcttcatttttcttattcGTAAACTCTTCGTTTTTCATATTCGTATTACTAGTATATGAATGCAATATAGATGATTTGTCACACCATTAATAGTCAGTCTCTTGGAGACTCTCTTCACTGTAACTAaacataaaaaactaattatgaAATCATAAATATCCATTAATTCTACCttcacaaaagaaaaagaacatcTGTGACATAGTTGGTGGTGTTGCGGTTTGTGTTTGGTGGAGGACCTTGTGGTAAATTCCGTTATATTCACAACAGTTGAAACCTGAACTACAACTATTGAATGCGTCACGTGATCTCGTAAATTCTGTCATTGTCTTTCTCGGaatttctcaccttttttaCCTGCAAGAAGTTGCGAAATTTGTAACGGAGAATAGGAGGTAGGTACAAATAACAAATCCTTAAGATAGAGATTTCATTAGACAAATCAAccaaatatcaataattataaataatttgttacGAACATAAAATGGTGTGAAAATCAGTTTGTTATTGACCTGGTCGAGATACCAATTTGTTACGAGTAGAACTACACGGTCATtgatttaatcatttaaattttaaaaaagaaaataatattttgacaccTAAAACACCACTTGACAAAAggaataatataattattaaaaaaaataagtttttgcatttattaaaaaattataagataaaatagtgAATATAATTAAGGTGggtataaaaatttattaggtgtcaaaataatttaaaaaaatatatataattgataataTCATAACAATTATAACTAAAAAGAAAgtatataacattaaaatataagtcAGATCAgccatttaatttttaatgctTTATACTATTGTTTTATTAGCCTATgaaaactcaattaaatttcaaaatattttaaaatttcgtttacattttataaatattttttattttgatgcaTTTCTATTTTGGAAGATCGTAATCTTAGCCGTTCACGGTCCACTAAATAATTTTCACCAAAAAGAGATATCTGAGCCAGAGTCAAATGCTCGTACCACGAATCCTACGGTTAAGAAATTTCCATGAACGATGGAATGGATGAAAGTACGAAAAAACCCTCATTTGTGAGGGTAATTTGGGAAAGGTAAAGAGGGGTAAAATTGTCAATGGAGAGGAAGGTTCAGTCTGAAAAATGTGATGGAGAAAGTGTTGTATAACACTCGATCCAGCACAGCAATAATATAACTATGGAAACGCAGCTTCACGTCCTCTCTCTCTAGACTCTGCTCTAAACGCCGTCGTTTCTAGAACTCTGTTCCCTTCGCTTCTCTGTCTTCGTAACCGAAAGggggaaaaataattaaacgCCGATTTCGCAACCAATTCTTCTGCGTCGAATTGGACTACCAGAAATTGGATCTCAGGTCAATTTCCCCACCTCTTTCTCTCGATGCCGACGTAAACGAATCAATCAATTCTGTTTTTTCGGTTTTCCTAGTTTAATTTGTAGATTCCAATTTCTTATATATCTTTAATcgatttttttctttctctttttgagTTGGGGTTTGATCGAGGTTTGATCTTTATTATTtgattgtgttatttttatttattaattatttatgggTGTCATTCTTGACCTTAGAATTGGTGGTAGATACAATGGGAAGTGCATCCCAAATAATCAATTTATCGCTGTGCGGATCGGGTTTGTGTGGGTAGAATTAGTTCAATGGCTTGGCGTTGAAGTTGTGGAATCGAAGGGACGTAGTATTGAAAGGAGGAATTCCAGGGAGATGTTGTAATTTAGGGTAGGACTTTTTCTGACAGTGATTGGGAGCGGAAATTAGAATTGGCCAATATATAGGCATATGTTGAGATTTAAACGAATTTTGTTTGCTGCTGTTGTCGGTTATTAGTGTAATTTACAGGAGTGGTCTGCTTTTAAGAACAGATTCATGGGAAATTGGCGATAGTGTAATTCTAAAAGCATTCCGTAAATTATCGGGCTAAGTGTAGGGGGAGTATGTGTTGCTGTGTGAATTTGATAGATACTGTTATATGTCTCTGAAGATGCAGCCTATAGGCTTGTGAATTGTGATAACTCAAACCTTTTAAGGACGGTGATGTTTATGTTCTGTCTCCTATATGGTTTTTATAGAGAGAGATGGATATTTTTGTTCTGGTTCTTGTAGAGCATATCTTCCACCTTTTGTTCTTGCTCTTAGTGGATCCTTAGAGAGAAAGTTAGTCATATGACGAATCAGTTGACAGATGAGCGGGGCAATTGTGATTTGTTGAATTCTGTTTAGAAGATAATAATTCAGTGATCGGCTTAGCCACTATTATCATCGCATTTGTGAATAGTTTTGTGTTAATTCCACTCTCTACATCAAATATGGTTTGATCCTTGAAACTAAATGATGACAGTTTATAGTGTTTGtatgtttttcaatttatgCACTTCTGCTAGCGAGTACACACGCATGAACGTATGTCTCTGTCACCTTTTATTTACACAGAATCTACTTTCGGTCTTGTGGcgttaattgttttattaatttccACTTCTATTTTACAGTGgctttttattgtgtttttctttatttatattcaatttattaatatttattttcttgatcaGTTTTTGCCGGAAACAAAGATTGCATCTGAGCTTAACATAACAGAGCGTAGCGTAGGGCCTTGTTCTTGATACCGTGCTTAATTTGTTGGATGGCGGAGAAATCATGCATCAAGCGCCTTCAGAAGGAATATAGGGCCCTCTGTAAAGTACGTCCGGCATCTTCTGTCATTTAAATTTGCGCTTCACTATTTTTCTGGGGGGTTCAGAGTGTCAGCCTACCTATTCTGTTGCTGGAGCCGTATAGTTATGCTTGTTCTGTAATCGCAATTCTTCTCCTTCTGTCTCCCTTTTTTACATGATTAGTTAGTCTAAAATGCATAATTTACTATGGTGGATTGTTTGGGTCAGTTTAAAAATTGACGTGgaatttccttttttttgcaataaaaagataaataactgatggtatttaaaaaatatgtcaaCTCAATAATGCTTAACTTTAAATTGTGTTTGCAGGAGCCAGTTTCTCATGTTGTGGCTCGTCCTTCACCGAGTGATATTCTTGAGTGGCGTAAGTTTGTTTCACACTACATTTCATATATTGATTTATGTGGAGCTCTAATGtttagaaagaagaaaaaaatgttgaacCTCATATATAAGAAAGAAATGAAGTCTCCTCTATAATCTAAAAATAACCTGTGCATAAGATAAACTTAGCTTTTCTCAGAATCTAGTTTTAGTTCACGAGAGAAATATATTtcagtttttcttattttattctccTTTAAGTGCTTATTGAGATTTCTCTGTGTTGTTATATCCATGCTGTAGAGCCTTTACTTCAATGTCAGTAATTTAAGTTGTTTGTTATGGAATGGTTGATACTTGATACTGACCTTATTGTATGTTAATGTATCATCAGATTATGTGTTGGAGGGAAGTGAAGGAACACCTTTTGCAGGTTTAGCAAGTTTTGATCATTGCATATTGACCATTTCACCATGTGCTTTGTCATTCTGTAATGTCCCAATTTAAGTAATCGCGTTTTAATTTATATagtatttttgttcttttactcCATTTTTAGGTGGATATTACTATGGAAAAATCAAGTTTCCCCCTGAATATCCGTATAAACCTCCTGGAATCAGGTGATCCTTCTTGCTGTAGTATGCTTGttcattctattttcatttatctgtttcattttaattttgacaaaGTTACAACTTTCTGTAATGTAGCATGACTACACCAAATGGACGGTTCATGACACAAAAAAAGATCTGTTTGTCTATGAGCGACTGTATGTTCTTTTTTATATGTTACCGCCCAGAACAAATAATATCACAAGTAACccatattacaattttatatttacgTGGGATTTGTTGCGCTTGCAGTTCATCCAGAAAGTTGGAATCCCATGTGGTCTGTATCAAGGTCAGAAAGCTCTAGTTATGAAGTTCTAGTTTATTCTCCTTTGacttttgaaagtgtttatatattcttttttcttgCGGAATTGATATCTGCGAATAACAGTAGATGTTGATTATTATTCACTTTATAGCTTTATACTGATGTTTCAATTTATGAATGCAGCATATTAACAGGACTTCTTTCGTTCATGGTATGTTGTAGTTTCCTCATATTGTAATTGAACTTTAGGTTTCTTCCATTTCCTGTGTGCTCTTTGCTCTGAAGacatttctctttttattgctTATACTCTGGGTTTTCTTCGTGGATGGTGTACTGGTGGGTGGGGCTAGAGTTAAACCTGTGTGACCTTCAACATGCCATGGACTTATTCTACCACTGACACGAAACTCAATAATCCAACAATATTACTCGTCTTTGTTTATATTGTAGCCAAAAAAGCTAAATGATTTTTCCAATTTTGCAAGTGCTACGTGTAAATCATAGCTAATAGAGTTAAACCTGTGTGACCTTCAACATGCCATGGACTTATTCTACCACTGACACGAAACTCAATAATCCAACAATATTACTCGTCTTTGTTGTTTATATTGTAGCCAAAAAAGCTAAATGATTTTTCCAATTTTGCAAGTGCTACGTGTAGATCATAGCTAATAGAGTTCATCAGTAGACTACTATGGTTAACCTGTGCAGTTGATACTTCACCATGTATGCAGTGTTCAATCAAGACTTTTCGATATCTGACATACTTCTGTTTTTCAGATGGACAACAGTCCAACCACTGGCAGCGTAAACACAACTACCGCTGAGAAGCAACGTCTAGCAAAATCTTCCCTTTCTTTCAACTGTAAGAAGTAAGTATTTTGCACCAGCTACTCAGATGGAACTCAAGATGGAAGTGAGCAATGTCTCTGTAACTTGTCTTTCACAACTGATTCCTGGTGTTTTGATTATTTTCCACGCAGCGCAACATTCAGGAAGATGTTCCCTGAGTATGTGGAGAAGTACAACCAGCAACAACTTTCTGAACAGGCTGCTCAAGAGCGGGTCTCAACAGAGGCGTCTCCTGACAAGAGTTCGAAGTCAGTTTTGGAGAACAAATTAGAATCTTCAGGAGAAGACACGAGAAGAGTGGATGGGTTAAAGGAGATGAGGAAAAACAGAAAACCATTTCCTACATGGATGATGTTATTACTCTTCTCCATCTTTGGGGTTGTAATGGCGTTACCTCTGCTTCAGCTGTGATGATAGGCAAAAGAAATCTTTATAGGAGGTATAAGGGTCCACAAAGTGTTCTCCTGCAAATGTTCTGCTTAGTTTGTCATGTCTAACAGAATTTGTATAGGGAAATGATGGACATGGAGGCTGCGTTTACTATGTTGAGGGCTGATTTTACTCCTTTGTGTCTATTTTGCCAGCTTCTTGGTGGTGAATGTTAAGAAGTTAAATGTTTGctacttttcattttcttctaaatGTTTGAGGTTTGCACCGTACTGTTGCTCACACTGCACACATGTGCTTGGCTACATTGTGCTTTTTAAAATGGGAAAATTATATCCGATTAAACCACTGAGATATGTAACAATAACGAAAAGAAAACGTACAAACGTAATTTGCAGTAAAACTATTATCCCTTTAATGGCAATCTGTATGTAAAGAGTGAAAAGTTCAAAATGGAATGTGTCCACTTTCTGTGAAGAAATGTGGAATTTTgccattttttatttctcatttctGATTTTGGCCAATTTTAATAAACGATTTTCGTTGCACAATAAAATTTTAGCATTGGGATTTATTTCTAGGGGTCACGACTctggtttatttttatatttcaactAGATTTTACAAAATGTTGTGGATTTTATTGTAttctattatttcttttttctcgtaagaaaaagaataaaaggtaAAGTGttattataatgattaaaaaatattattagattgGAAATagttaattgaatttaaaaaaaaatatttataaaacttaaaagtaaaataataaaataataaaatgagacattaataaaaataaagttgacAAAAAATTGTGTCAACAAAATAATAGttagaagaaattaaaaaaaattaaaaaaggaaaCTTCTTTATTACTAACtatatatagaagaaaaaaaaggtttacAATCATTGAATGTGGAAAAAAATGGTTGACCTAATTACAAGTTttcattctctctctttcttcacaTCTTTATGCGAAAAAAGTTGTTAGGTTTTCTTTCTTCg harbors:
- the LOC108347714 gene encoding ubiquitin-conjugating enzyme E2 34, encoding MAEKSCIKRLQKEYRALCKEPVSHVVARPSPSDILEWHYVLEGSEGTPFAGGYYYGKIKFPPEYPYKPPGISMTTPNGRFMTQKKICLSMSDFHPESWNPMWSVSSILTGLLSFMMDNSPTTGSVNTTTAEKQRLAKSSLSFNCKNATFRKMFPEYVEKYNQQQLSEQAAQERVSTEASPDKSSKSVLENKLESSGEDTRRVDGLKEMRKNRKPFPTWMMLLLFSIFGVVMALPLLQL